In Zunongwangia profunda SM-A87, the following proteins share a genomic window:
- a CDS encoding thioredoxin family protein, whose protein sequence is MNVKKPVFSYIEFYEWMVQLVNNKQTSGEKQTENLIQFTELNLSRMKRLNKTTKLIPELENLVTGLKKPQVWYVITEAWCGDSAQNLPVIGEIATAGDKIELRIVLRDENPELIEKYHTNGSKSIPKLIAFSEKGVELFTWGPRPKPAHDLVLDWKENPAGRDFEALEKELHTWYAKDKTQTLQKEFLHLLSALKN, encoded by the coding sequence ATGAATGTAAAAAAGCCGGTATTTAGTTATATCGAATTTTACGAATGGATGGTACAGCTGGTAAATAATAAGCAGACTTCCGGTGAAAAACAAACCGAAAATCTTATCCAATTTACCGAGCTGAATTTAAGCCGAATGAAAAGGCTTAATAAAACAACAAAACTGATTCCTGAATTGGAAAACCTGGTAACCGGCCTTAAAAAGCCACAGGTTTGGTATGTCATTACCGAAGCATGGTGTGGAGATAGCGCACAAAATTTACCGGTAATTGGCGAAATTGCTACTGCCGGAGACAAAATTGAATTAAGGATCGTCCTTAGAGATGAAAATCCTGAATTAATCGAGAAATACCATACTAACGGAAGCAAATCGATACCAAAACTTATCGCTTTTTCTGAAAAAGGAGTGGAGCTGTTTACCTGGGGACCAAGACCTAAACCGGCACATGACCTGGTACTCGACTGGAAAGAAAACCCAGCAGGAAGAGATTTTGAAGCCCTTGAAAAAGAATTGCACACCTGGTATGCTAAAGATAAAACACAAACCCTTCAAAAAGAATTTCTGCATCTGCTGAGTGCTTTAAAAAATTAG
- a CDS encoding BamA/TamA family outer membrane protein codes for MINIFLLQQSAYSFKKIFFAFCFILAISTTHFYGQQSGRKVSQTFYFTGNTGVDESDYTKKVLSAINEMSQKDEKATFVAIGNITSKQGFPPKKKDREKAEALLRKSLMEPMENFNGRVIYTPGKNEWNKNGHENIDDMESFIQDNSKAEFWPNDGCVREIEDLDTENIELLMVDSQWFLEDWDNHLYINNKCDLKTRDDFFTKFKDDLKDEQNKTVIVAIHHPVLSNTKQGFFEKTGGFKKEDYYSQQRKQLRGTLETLASMFPDVIFVSASDQNLQYLSDDGIPQIISGTAGKKTKKARADEEDGQFASSDHGFARLTVYDDNSSEVEFYSVENGTPEKLFSTTIKRQQTTLDEVSYHDISNWPATKKASIYTDEETSKSGLYNFFWGTHYRDVYSKEIEAPVLDLTKLEGNPVAISEGGGHQSRSIRIKDDKDHEYTLRELRKSAVRFIQSAIKNHYVEDYMQNTVAERIVQDFYTTAHPYAPFALNTILDTLNIYNAEPKIYYLPKQKNLNIFNEDYGDKLYMLEVHAGDENKDNPKFGNPDDIISSTDLLLDMRDSKEYQVDQSAWVKARLTDMLIGDWDRHNDQWRFSEFEQEDGSKLYKPIRRDRDQAFPRYDGLIIKLLRLAITDFRKMQDFEGGVKNVKWLNFDGYSLDQAFLKDITWEEWEKQVKFIQNQLTDQVIEDAFKTLPKEVQDQSIDDIKKALKERRDNLLEPAKAYYEYVNRFQVITGTEEDDKFLITRKPDGKTSLSIETEGEVVYEHTYDKKLTKEIWIYGLDGKDDFKIEGEGDHYIKLKIIGGENNDTYDFENNRNAKLYDYKNKNNTIKGNSSKWLVDDYDINNYNPDKRKYSTNTIFPAIGWDPDAGFKVGISDTYTTYGLANNPFQSQHKFGAAYFSATNGFEFTYSGEFAHIFHNWNFGIEAGFTSPNYAINFFGFGNETSYDDDAVDRDYNRVGIAQWNFAPSLIYRNGSGINFEIKPMIESHEVDYKANEATGEFFNSNDDIFENQIYAGGELAFQYKNKGNELAFPRRGLQFDLATGYKTNIDEFNNEFVYLKPSVSIDYPLHESGIAVLATKIGSHMIFGDNYEFYHGATLGGNHSLRGYRNERFNGKTSFYQSTDLRVGLAKFRTNFIPVRMGVTLGFDYGRVWEEDDNSDIWHNDFGGSIFINGFNALSGNLGLYHSEDGNRVMFSLGFNF; via the coding sequence ATGATAAATATATTTCTACTTCAACAATCTGCATATAGCTTTAAAAAAATATTCTTCGCTTTTTGCTTTATACTAGCTATAAGCACTACGCATTTTTACGGGCAGCAATCTGGTAGAAAAGTATCACAAACTTTTTATTTTACAGGAAATACCGGGGTTGATGAATCTGATTACACCAAAAAGGTACTTTCAGCTATAAACGAAATGTCCCAGAAGGATGAAAAAGCCACCTTCGTGGCCATAGGGAATATTACCTCTAAACAAGGCTTTCCTCCAAAAAAGAAAGATCGAGAAAAGGCAGAAGCATTACTTCGAAAAAGCCTTATGGAACCCATGGAGAATTTTAATGGACGTGTGATCTACACCCCAGGTAAAAATGAGTGGAATAAGAACGGACATGAGAATATAGACGATATGGAATCGTTTATCCAGGATAATAGTAAAGCGGAATTTTGGCCAAATGATGGTTGCGTGCGAGAGATTGAAGATCTGGACACAGAGAATATCGAATTGCTAATGGTAGATTCTCAATGGTTTTTAGAGGATTGGGATAATCATTTATATATTAACAATAAATGTGATCTTAAAACTCGTGACGATTTTTTTACCAAGTTTAAAGACGATCTTAAGGATGAGCAGAATAAAACGGTGATCGTTGCGATACACCATCCCGTATTGAGTAATACAAAACAAGGATTTTTTGAAAAAACAGGTGGCTTTAAAAAAGAAGATTACTATAGCCAGCAACGCAAGCAATTAAGAGGTACTTTAGAAACCCTGGCCAGTATGTTCCCAGATGTGATTTTTGTTTCTGCCAGTGATCAAAATTTGCAATATTTATCAGATGACGGAATTCCACAAATTATTAGTGGAACTGCAGGTAAAAAAACCAAAAAAGCCAGAGCAGATGAAGAAGACGGACAGTTTGCGTCCAGTGATCATGGTTTCGCCAGACTTACGGTGTATGACGATAACAGCTCTGAAGTTGAATTTTATTCAGTTGAAAACGGAACTCCTGAAAAATTATTCAGCACAACGATTAAAAGACAGCAAACAACCTTAGACGAAGTTTCTTACCACGATATCAGCAACTGGCCGGCAACAAAAAAGGCCTCTATTTATACCGATGAGGAAACATCTAAAAGCGGTTTATATAATTTCTTTTGGGGAACACATTACCGCGATGTCTACAGTAAAGAGATCGAAGCTCCGGTACTTGATTTAACCAAATTAGAAGGAAATCCCGTAGCCATCTCTGAAGGCGGTGGGCATCAATCCAGGTCTATCCGTATAAAAGATGATAAGGATCACGAATACACCTTAAGGGAACTAAGAAAAAGTGCGGTTAGATTTATCCAATCGGCCATAAAAAATCACTACGTAGAAGATTATATGCAAAATACCGTTGCAGAAAGAATAGTACAGGATTTTTATACTACTGCACATCCATATGCTCCTTTTGCGTTAAATACCATACTCGACACCCTTAACATCTATAATGCCGAGCCAAAAATTTATTACCTGCCCAAGCAAAAAAATCTGAATATCTTTAACGAAGATTACGGGGATAAACTTTATATGCTAGAAGTTCATGCTGGCGATGAAAACAAAGACAATCCTAAGTTCGGAAATCCAGATGATATCATTTCCAGTACCGATTTATTGCTGGATATGAGAGATTCTAAAGAGTACCAGGTAGATCAATCGGCTTGGGTAAAGGCACGTCTTACCGATATGCTTATTGGTGATTGGGATCGCCATAACGATCAATGGCGTTTCTCTGAATTTGAACAGGAAGATGGCTCTAAACTTTATAAGCCTATAAGACGTGACCGCGACCAGGCATTCCCAAGATATGATGGTTTAATTATCAAGTTACTGAGACTGGCGATTACAGATTTTAGAAAAATGCAGGATTTCGAAGGTGGGGTTAAAAACGTAAAGTGGCTAAATTTTGACGGCTATTCCTTAGATCAGGCATTTTTAAAAGATATTACCTGGGAAGAATGGGAAAAACAGGTGAAGTTTATACAAAATCAACTTACAGATCAGGTCATTGAAGATGCTTTCAAAACCTTACCGAAAGAAGTACAGGATCAGTCGATAGACGATATTAAAAAAGCATTAAAAGAGCGCAGGGATAATCTTTTAGAACCTGCAAAAGCTTATTATGAATATGTAAATCGATTTCAGGTCATCACCGGAACCGAGGAGGATGATAAATTCCTGATCACCAGAAAACCGGATGGTAAAACAAGCCTTTCTATCGAAACTGAAGGGGAAGTGGTCTACGAACATACTTACGATAAAAAACTTACCAAAGAGATCTGGATTTATGGGCTAGACGGTAAAGACGATTTTAAAATCGAAGGAGAAGGCGATCATTACATTAAACTTAAAATTATAGGGGGAGAAAATAACGACACTTATGATTTTGAAAATAACCGGAATGCAAAACTTTACGATTACAAGAATAAAAACAATACTATAAAAGGGAATAGTAGTAAATGGTTGGTTGATGATTACGACATCAATAACTACAATCCGGATAAACGCAAATACAGTACCAACACCATATTCCCCGCCATTGGATGGGATCCGGATGCCGGATTTAAGGTGGGTATTTCCGATACTTATACCACTTATGGCCTTGCGAATAATCCTTTTCAATCGCAACACAAATTTGGTGCAGCTTACTTTTCGGCAACTAATGGATTCGAGTTTACGTATTCTGGAGAGTTTGCCCATATTTTTCATAACTGGAATTTTGGGATAGAAGCCGGTTTTACTAGTCCTAATTATGCTATTAACTTCTTTGGTTTTGGTAACGAAACCTCTTATGATGACGATGCGGTAGACAGAGATTATAACCGTGTGGGGATTGCCCAGTGGAACTTTGCTCCTTCTTTAATCTATCGAAATGGAAGCGGAATTAATTTTGAAATCAAACCTATGATTGAATCTCATGAAGTAGATTACAAAGCCAACGAAGCTACCGGTGAATTTTTTAATAGTAATGATGATATTTTCGAAAACCAGATCTATGCTGGTGGTGAATTAGCTTTTCAGTATAAAAACAAAGGAAACGAGCTTGCGTTCCCAAGACGGGGACTTCAGTTTGATCTGGCGACAGGTTATAAAACAAACATCGACGAATTCAACAACGAATTTGTGTATTTGAAACCATCTGTATCTATAGATTATCCTTTACACGAAAGTGGAATTGCCGTGCTTGCCACTAAGATTGGAAGCCACATGATTTTTGGCGATAATTACGAATTTTATCATGGAGCAACTTTAGGTGGTAACCATAGCTTAAGAGGATATAGAAATGAACGTTTTAATGGTAAAACCTCTTTTTATCAAAGTACAGATTTAAGAGTAGGTCTCGCTAAATTCAGAACTAATTTTATCCCTGTAAGAATGGGTGTGACTTTAGGTTTTGATTACGGTCGCGTTTGGGAGGAAGACGACAATTCTGATATTTGGCATAATGACTTTGGGGGTTCCATCTTTATAAACGGATTTAATGCACTTTCTGGAAATTTAGGGCTATATCATAGTGAAGATGGGAATAGAGTAATGTTCTCACTAGGATTTAACTTCTAA